The window TCATCATTGTGTGTGTTGTCAAAGCTTGTTGTCCTATGGTAATTTCAATACGACTTTGATTGACAGCTTCGCTACTTTGGAGACTATAGGAGAATTGGgccacatcaagcaacttggctTGATTGCaaatccaaatatttcaagTGATACAAATGGTCTCCCATCCATATACCAAAAGATCTTAAGTGGTATCTTTACTATACCTGTCTATTTATTTATAATCCCAAATAAATTGACAAATGACCCAAAGACATAAGCCATCATCCACAATGAAATTTGGAGATTTGTCTGCAATATTtttacaaagagagagagagagagagaatcaatggTTTGTTTGGTTCCAAATTTTGTCAGCAATTATTTGGGTTTGTAAATCTTGTTAAGTAAGTCTTGACTGAAGTCCCATAATTTTCTACCCAAATCCTTATCCAGAGCTTGAGAAGAAGGTTGCTTTTCATTACAATCAGCGAAGTGTTTTCCAGTGATACCTTTCAAGTTAGGATGAAGTGCCACGTAACAAGTCGTTGATGCACCCTGAAAGACAAATATTAATCTACCAATTTTAGTATTTCACAATTTCCTAggggaaaaaatatgatttttctaATGTCGACTGCAATTTCTTATCCAAACTTTATTTAGTCTGTATCTCCAATTTCAAATAGTTCAAAAACATGGTGACTCGGTATTGTGAAACCTAGTAaaggttaaataaaaaaaagaagaagaagagggaatcaTATATCATTGAATTTTGAGCTTACACCATTGCAAAATGTTGAGTATAATATGAGTGAAAAATTGAAGTAGTGAACCGCTTTAATAGACTTTTAAAACGACTAGACTCATCGAGTTTATAGTGACTCAGGTAAGAAGACCAAGTCATTTTTTCTTACTTGGACGTTCCATGACCGAATATTGTCATTTGTTACCTTGGTCAAGTTTACATGACTCTCAATCAggttttctaaaatttttacTCGACTTAGGTAACTGAGTCAATACCTTGTTCCAACTATGATCttgataagaaaaagaaaaagaaaaaaaaaaaaaaatccacaataagtaaaataaaaatcatgaaagaaaTATTATTTCATACCTGCTCTATGTTTTTCACAAATGGCTTCGTTAATAATGCTAGAGGAGTGGCTGAAAGAGAAAACATTGTGATATAAATACCAAAAATATATTGAACACAAATTTcttataaagagaaaaagaagaaatcttAGCATGTTTAGTTACCTCTTAAAAAATTTGTATATCGAGTTATATTAGTGGGAATAAGTCCTGGATGTAGGGAATTTGCAGTCACATTAACTCCTCCTTCCTAAGCAATCCATTTACCGAGAAAAGCATGATTGGGATATATTAGTAAGTTTACCATATATGTAATTAACAGGAGTCTGAAATATAAGAAATGATGATATATATtagtgaaataaaataaattaatactATGGTGCTATGTTACCTGAAATTGCTTAGATAGCTCATTAGCATGCAGTATATTTGCAAGCTTGGATCGACCATATCCATCAAATGGTTTGTACCTATGCCCACGAAAtaaacaaaaaggagaaattAAAGTCTCAGTCAATCAAAATTATGTTGGGAAATAACAACTTAGCAGAACAACTATTGGCAAAAGAAAAGCGAAAAATAGATCACGTACAAACACAATATACAGATTTTATAAGGTTCACCCAAGATGGCTTATGCCCACGGCCAAGTGGTAACTACAGCATCCACTATTTGgatgaagaaattacaaaaactCAGTCCTCTCCTCTTAACAAGATTACGAGTATCCAGGCTTCGGCCTGAGTAGTCCTACAGACCCATACTGATctcacaaccacatggaccgggtcataccggggttgaatgagaactattcaactttcattgaaagcagtgaagagcactaaacagtaaacacccccgtgtgagtggcctaaGGTGTGCTTAGCaagagtcgaacttaggatgtccgagtttatgactcgtaccaagttcattgcttaAAAGTATAGTGGTTGACACATTACAGTATagagaaaccctaatccccaaaagtATACAAATACCCCTAGTATAAACTACTCCCCACTTAGAGGGATCCCACCCCACTCTCAGGTGAGTAGGACCACTGGTATTGAAGAACAGTCCAAGGTAATTCATGGATTAAACTGGGATCATGCTTCACCAATAAGAAGTTAATGAAGAAGAACTAGATAGATACAATACTGATAAATTGAGCAAGTATTCAAGACAAAAGAGCATTACTTACACAGATGGGTCATTAATCTTGTCAAGGCCGATTAGGTTTGAACTCTTTGCATATCTATGAGCCATAGATGACACATTGACTATTCTTCCTTCAATCCCAGTTGATTTTGATGTGGCTTTAAGCTTGTCTAACAGGAGATTCGTTAGGAGGAAATGCCCTGAATGTAAAGAGAACAAGTTAGTTGGCAAAACATGCATGCTCTCTATATCTCTATCTTACGTACGTACCCAGATGATTGGTAGCAAACTGCAATTCAACTCCGTCCACAGAGAGCTGGAAAGGGCAAGCCATTATTGCTGCATTATTActgccaaattaaaaaaattaataagctTTCACAATTAAGTGGTGAAATTAAGGGAAATGGGTTAAAAAGAGCTTTATAATCATGATTGTGTAATCTATTTAGAACTCTCATCATATTtgataattatatttttcagatgttatctttaattttatttttgaattcaaAGTATTTCttgataatgattacaaaagtttctattttagttttgatttattttcactttttcccatttttcttacccttgcaaccaaacaaataGTGCTTCAAAGAAGCCTTAGAAATGGATCGCAACCCTTTCGTAAATTATTTAAGGGAGGAGACATAAGTAGCTAGCTAGGGGGTGTACCTcagtgcaatggtaaggttgttGTACCGCTTAGTGGTCGCAGGTTCGAGTAAGGAGATAGCTTCTCCACCAAGCAAGGGTAAAACTGCCTACATTACAACTCTCTCCAAACCTCACAGTGGcatgcaggagcctcgtgcaccaaGTACACAATTGTTTTAGACAGAAGTAGCTAGATTGGGTTAAAGAAAAGTtgcaaaaaatgattttgaaatTATCAATATGTATTCATCGGCCAGACTCATATATCTCGTTTGGCCTAtgcttgatctttttttttggctaacgacaggtatcagaccttcggcctgactagtcacgcgggcccatactgacccatAACTGCATGGATCGGATCGTaacggggttgaatgagaaccattcaattttcattgaaagcagcgaagaacactaaacacacCCATATGAGTGGCCCAagatgtgcctagtgggagtcgaacttaggatgtccgagtttacggcttgtttcaagttcgttgctcaccaactacactacccccttgggtttaccTATTCTTGGCCCAGTACTAAGTCCATCCAAATTATGGCATGGCCCAAGCTCATATCAGGCTCATGCTTGATCTAGTATTTGAGGTTTGGTGGGTTTATACTTACACTAGTATATTCAAGTGTCGATGTGAGGAATGGAAGGATCGAGCGAAGGAAGTGACAGATTTGATAGAGGCCAAGTCCAGTTCCATAACATCCAACTTTGCGTTTGGTTGCTCTTTGAGAAAGGCTTCCTTTACCTTTAAACCACTTTCTAAGTTTCTTGATGGGATGATAACTTTGGCCCCCCTTAGAGCAAGTACTCTAGCCGTTTCTTTTCCAATTCCACTAGTCGCACCTACAAAATGCACCACAATATGATTTTAcatgaaaatttccttttactTGACTTTATTAATTAGATACAATTGAAGCATAAATGCCAAAAATAATTCAACATGTTCTATGGAAATATTCCTTCTTGTGACTCACCAGTTCAATTTCATCACAGGGTATGCAAAGATTATCTATTAGggatgaaagtttggccctgataaCCCGAACCCGTTCTGAATTTAAATAGGGcttggacaaagttttctgaccctgagggcgggttagggttgaaaaaccccgaCCCTGACCCAGGGTTGGGTCAAGCTCGGGTTTAAGCCTCAACCCAAtccgacccaacccggcccgaAATTTAAccctaaaattttatattaaaatttagggcttctattgatatttcatttttctataattttttaatgtataggatATGAATGACAAAAATAGGTCAACCAAGGTTAATCAAACTATTGCAGAagtcaaggtcaacccaacccaacccagcttAGCTTAGCTTGACCCAACCCGTCATTgccagggtcaattagggccaggTTGCGTTTATATGAACCCGACAGGATTGGGCTTGAATATGCATGAACCTGATAGATTTGAGTTGAGCTTGAACATGGGTTAAATTTTTAGGACATAGGTTGGGTTAGGGTCAACACAATCCTATTTCACCCCTATCATCTACTGTCATTggaataggaaaaagaaaatataatttccAAATCCCAGAATTTGCTATGGACGTTCGGATTGCAAACTCATTATTAGTTAATAAGTATACCCAATAGAAGAGTGCATTAATACTCAAGCTCCAATGGAGATAGAAGAGTGCATTAATACTGCAGCTCCTCTCCATTGACCGGAGGAGACTGGTGAAACAATGCGAAGGGGTAGATCCTCTCCAGCAGACATTTGATCGCTGGAGCTTCTTGGGATGTGCGCTGGATTCCTAGGTGGGAACGGGATCTAGATTCGTGTTGACTTTtttgtttgagagagagagagagggctatACCTGTGACAATAGCAGTGAGGGCGGTTGCATCAATTCCTTCGGTGACTTGCTCGGCGGTGGATGAGAAGCCAAAGCCTGAAGCAGGTGGTGGTGATCCTGAAAACCAGTCCCAAAGACCCATCGATCGATCCTTCCTACTTAAGGCTCTGAttatggaaaagaaaagataggtTGTTGAAAGGATTGGGATGATGGAATATTGGGAGTACTTGATCTTATTTCATGGTGTATTTGAAGGCTTTAATATTTGAGGCCATGAATGAAGACTGCCTGTTTCGTCTGTATGCGGCATGCTATTGCTGTACGTTGTTGAAGGACGCGGGACCTCCAGGTCCACTAACTTGATGATTATCTTTGAAAGGTAAAAAGCttcacatttttcttttcagatAAGCTCTCTCGACTCTCATATGGATATATGGCCCTACACCCTCTTCCTCGTCAACCCATGAAAGGGACTGGTTTACTTTAAATTAATTCAAAAGTacgaaaaaatgtttttttttaaaataaatttcgGGTTGTATCAGTTtcacccccccctttttttaaagTATGGCTCAATGTCTTATCAATTTCAATGTGGTctgattcaatttttattatggCAAAAATATATCACCATGAAGGGCATACCGCACAAACTGAATGGGTAGCAAGACTAAGCATGAAAGGCACTAATACAAGCCTAGACGAACAGTCAGGACCCAATCGGGTCACCTATACGGTCTGAAGTTGATGCATGGGTTAGGAGGAGAATGACCGACCGACCTACTCTGCTAAAGAACCTCAACTATTGCATGGCTGACCAAACACTAGCATGTGGATGTCCCGTCGCATGGTAATTGAAACAACTAACTAACTCAATGGCACCAAGTCCATGAGTGAACGGCAGGCCCAAGGCTTCACCAACCAAGTGGCAAGCAATGCGTACGTGCAGCCTATTGGTCGGGATAAGTAGCTCGGCAATTGGACCACCTCATCCAGGTTGCTACGCATAGGAGTCCTATGGGTTTTCTCACCAAGATACGCTTTAAGGGCTATCTAGGTCCAACATGTGATTTATGAGCAAAGAGCAGATGGTCCTAGTCTGGAATGATTCTCGAAGGGATATCGAATGTTGCCTGGAAAGAAGGATGGATATCTTGCCCTATCCCTGGGATATGGCTAAGACGTGGAGTTCCCATAACTGAGATGTCTTCCATATTCACTTTCCAATTATGACTCTTGCTATACTTAAAGTCCTACCAGCACAAGGAAGCAGCCAAAGTGGGACTCTCACTCAATGATTCCCATCTAAAGGTATAGATTTCCAAGTAAACCCCTATCCAAATGATcgaaaatttttcattcttattGGAATTATCTGTTTGTAGAGAGAtgtgacttaggcatcggagagtcccccctTCACGAACATTAGGATATcttagtggtggtagcttcgggtTGTGGAGCCAGTatccaggggaggaggtcgtgggatcgaaccctgtcgtacACATTGTGTGAGAGT is drawn from Macadamia integrifolia cultivar HAES 741 chromosome 7, SCU_Mint_v3, whole genome shotgun sequence and contains these coding sequences:
- the LOC122083859 gene encoding short-chain dehydrogenase TIC 32, chloroplastic-like, which encodes MGLWDWFSGSPPPASGFGFSSTAEQVTEGIDATALTAIVTGATSGIGKETARVLALRGAKVIIPSRNLESGLKVKEAFLKEQPNAKLDVMELDLASIKSVTSFARSFHSSHRHLNILVNNAAIMACPFQLSVDGVELQFATNHLGHFLLTNLLLDKLKATSKSTGIEGRIVNVSSMAHRYAKSSNLIGLDKINDPSVYKPFDGYGRSKLANILHANELSKQFQEGGVNVTANSLHPGLIPTNITRYTNFLRATPLALLTKPFVKNIEQGASTTCYVALHPNLKGITGKHFADCNEKQPSSQALDKDLGRKLWDFSQDLLNKIYKPK